The Hypomesus transpacificus isolate Combined female unplaced genomic scaffold, fHypTra1 scaffold_27, whole genome shotgun sequence DNA segment AGAAGTTCAGCAACCAGTATAAGGCCACAATTGGAGCAGACTTCCTCACCAAAGAAGTGATGGTGGATGACCGGCTTGTCACAATGCAGGTAagtcttgcgtgtgtgtgtgtgtgcatgcacacatgtGCATATTAGACACTGGTATAAATGACAGGGTACTGCAATTCTCACGTTTAACCACCAATTCTTCGTcataccccctctcctccatccttttTTCAGATCTGGGACACGGCAGGTCAGGAGAGGTTCCAGTCTCTGGGCGTGGCGTTCTACCGTGGCGCCGACTGCTGCGTGCTGGTGTACGACGTCACGGCGCCCAACACGTTCAAGACCCTGGACAGCTGGAGGGACGAGTTCCTCATCCAGGCCAGCCCCCGAGACCCCGAGAACTTCCCCTTTGTGGTACTAGGCAACAAGATCGACCTGGAGAACAGACAGGTGAGTGGAAAGCAGATGATGGGGGGATTTGAGCTTCGTTGGCCGACGTTACGagtaaaaaattttttttttaaaaatgtctctttctttctgttttaaCGGCGAGACGTGTGTTTGTTTCCGAAGGTTACGACAAAGCGAGCCCAGGCGTGGTGTCAAAGCAAGAGCAACATCCCTTACTTCGAGACGAGCGCCAAAGAGGCCATCAATGTAGACCAAGCATTCCAGACCATTGCCCGCAATGCCCTCAAACAGGTACATGCACTCATCTAACACTGTGTTCTCAATGGGTCTTTATAGAGCTTCGGCTACATGCGTAAACCAGTCAAATGTATTGGTTCACTTCCCCCTGTGGTGACTGTAGGGAAACACCTGTTAGACTGGTTTACTTGGCTCACCTGTGTGTGACTCATTTTGTATTGTGACGAAGCCACGTGAGAGTTTGTGTGCACCAAAACCACGTGAGAGTTTGTGTGCACCAAAACCACGTGAGAGTTTGTGTGCACCACAACCacatgtgagtttgtgtgccCCAAAACCCCGTTTGAGGTGTCCTGCTGTGGTAATACGCGTTCATGGCCTTCCCCAAAAAGCGCGTGCGAGACATCTGTGGTCTTTGCTCGTCCTGCAGGAGTCTGAGGTGGAGACGTACGACTTCCCCGACCAGATCAAATTGCGAGACGACcgaccctcctccaccagcgaCGGCTGCAACTGCTGAGAGGACAGGtggacgagggagagagagagagagagagaaggagagggcaggagaagaggaggaagtggagggaggatggggattACACCACCCTGTCTTGGTCCCCTCCACAGCTACAGAAGTTtccagatgatgatgatgatgatgataaaaacaaacaaaaaaaacatgaaaaaaaatatgaaaacacTTATTTTTCTTAACTCCCCATCTCCAGTCGGGAACCAGTAGAAAAGGAGAACCCCACGCTTGCACAGCATCACTTTTTAATAAGATATAAAAGAAATGTTGATACTATGGATATTCCAATCATTATCCTCATATTATAATGATTTCGAAAGATATAATCATGTATTTTGTTGTGGTTTTAATGTTCTCATCTCTACCGTGAGTACAGACCTATCTTGTTTAGATTTAGAACGTCAGGGCCATCTTACTGTCTATCTGTGCAAGTATCAAGGTACAGGTTTGCCCCTTCGTCTGTGACCTAGGCTCAGGCTTTGTTCTCCCCTCATGACTGTAACCAGTTGGGGGGGTGGAAACCCTCTGGTCCTGATTCATTGGTCAGGAAGAAGTTCTACCTAGTCACACGTTCTGTGCCTTCCATCTCATGAGACCTTATTGGGACAGATCTATATactaatatacagtatgtattgtttttttgtttttgttttttctctctctctctctctgcctctcagtcCTTATGTTGCCAAACAGTTTGTGACCCAGGCCCCGTCTTAAGatatttgtttagtttttttttcctctttaagTGAAGTGAACCAGATGCAGTTGTCATCAGCATGCAATCAGAAAGAAGTCAGAACAGGACGCATGAATAGGAAGAAACTTAAGGCTGCTAGTTACCAGGATGAGGGGCGTGGAAACACTGGCGCATCCATGGTTACCAAGTTGTCCGAAGTGCAAAATCCGAGCGATAGATTCCATCGGTTGTGAACCTGACTTAGTTCAGTGATTGTAGGTGTGGAAGCATGACGAGGGAACATGGCTCCTTTGCCAAGTGATTGAATGTAACCTCTTTGTCTCACGGGTCCGTAGTAGTTTGATCTTGACTGTATCAACAGTGAAAACCAAACTGTTAGGTACACAAATGccgaaccccccctccccctcccgatTTGTGTATCTTTTAATAGTGCAGCAGAGGGACATGAAGTGTAGAACACTTTAAAAGCACCCCCTGAGGAGAGATGCATCTCTATGTTCCATCAGACATTCCTTTGGCTCAACTGCCATTCTGCGTTAGTGGCTGTATGGTGTGCTTTGCTATGGCGTCATTTTATACCTCGTTGGATTTGTCATTttgttattcatacacacacacacatatacccctGCATATGTAGAGGCTGTACATACTCAGGACCTGTCCATCTACTGTAGACAGGAGAGCAATCATCGTTACTCCTTTAAGTCACTGCAACCCCAATTCAGACTGGTTAATCAAGCAGCCGTCTGTCTAGGTCCCATCAAGAAAACTTACCATGCAGATTGTTGGGTTATTGTGAGCATTTCATTTCCCCCCGACCTGTGCATTGTCCTTTTTCAGTATCATCTAGTGTATCTATATTATATTGTAACAAATGAACCTGTGATTCTTCTCTACGTCAACTACAACCAATGAACACATCCGTAAATTCATTTGTGATTTTTGCTCTactcattttttttctctctccccatctgtcATAATATACTGCATATAATC contains these protein-coding regions:
- the zgc:100918 gene encoding ras-related protein rab7-like; protein product: MASRKKVLLKVIILGDSGVGKTSLMNQYVNKKFSNQYKATIGADFLTKEVMVDDRLVTMQIWDTAGQERFQSLGVAFYRGADCCVLVYDVTAPNTFKTLDSWRDEFLIQASPRDPENFPFVVLGNKIDLENRQVTTKRAQAWCQSKSNIPYFETSAKEAINVDQAFQTIARNALKQESEVETYDFPDQIKLRDDRPSSTSDGCNC